The following proteins are encoded in a genomic region of Papaver somniferum cultivar HN1 unplaced genomic scaffold, ASM357369v1 unplaced-scaffold_10, whole genome shotgun sequence:
- the LOC113326234 gene encoding uncharacterized protein LOC113326234: MTVEDDIQIPPSSSNHPPNRDSGLPQSSPYYVHPADNPTTVIFTPLLTDDNYCIWERGIRKALSVKAKLGYIDRTITKPRDPTDLLHWNRADYLVGSWVENSVDPIIKSIVMYFPSSREQWLQIKNKFSHKNAPKLFALKQSISSLKQENQNVAMYFTQLKTLWDQLDTFRPLQPCIQSKDIWVLDLIENSVVKMKRIVTELYTSSDCEVLELIKNQLRILGSENYKHGVLYNAPNSERPNQRSFFNPGTTSNAGNGTNKRPRPFCDHCNKHGHTRITCWKLNGYPKDPPRSRDIPTPAYATAATVPNTQTAPGITAAQYARLMCLLEPNNGDTAVTLFANFAGITLTCSSNV, encoded by the exons ATGACTGTTGAAGATGACATACAGATACCTCCATCTTCCAGTAATCATCCACCTAATAGAGATTCAGGTCTTCCTCAATCAAGTCCCTATTATGTGCATCCGGCTGACAACCCTACCACTGTCATATTTACTCCTCTCCTCACAGATGATAACTATTGCATCTgggaaagaggaatccgaaaagCCCTAAGTGTCAAAGCCAAGCTGGGTTACATTGATAGAACCATCACCAAACCCAGGGATCCAACTGATCTCCTCCATTGGAATCGTGCAGACTATTTGGTTGGTAGCTGGGTTGAAAACTCAGTCGATCCAATTATCAAATCCATTGTCATGTATTTCCCATCTTCACGGGAACAATGGTTACAGattaagaacaagttctctcATAAGAATGCACCGAAACTGTTTGCACTGAAACAATCGATTTCATCTCTGaaacaagaaaatcaaaatgTTGCGATGTACTTTACTCAACTCAAGACGCTGTGGGATCAACTCGATACATTCAGACCTCTTCAGCCTTGTATTCAAAGTAAAGATATTTGGGTCTTGGATTTGATTGAAAACTCT GTAGTGAAGATGAAAAGAATTGTAACAGAGCTATACACTTCTTCAGATTGTGAGGTTCTAGAGTTGATAAAGAATCAGTTGAGAATCTTAGGAAGTGAGAACTATAAACATGGGGTTTTGTACAA TGCTCCCAACTCAGAAAGACCAAATCAGAGGTCTTTCTTTAATCCCGGCACTACATCCAACGCTGGCAATGGTACCAACAAGCGACCCAGACCTTTTTGCGACCACTGCAACAAACATGGTCATACTCGGATTACCTGCTGGAAGCTCAATGGCTACCCAAAAGATCCACCGAGATCCAGAGATATTCCAACTCCGGCATATGCTACTGCTGCTACTGTTCCCAATACACAGACTGCTCCTGGTATAACTGCAGCTCAATATGCCAGACTTATGTGTTTACTGGAACCAAACAATGGAGACACTGCTGTCACTCTATTTGCCAATTTTGCAGGTATTACTCTGACTTGTTCTTCTAATGTTTAG
- the LOC113326235 gene encoding expansin-like A2 has protein sequence MALFSVLFFLFLASSSVSAAPCNPLCLHKSKAGYFPLSKAVIPSGACGYGSIAKSFNKGYIAAGIPSLLGENGVACGSCLHVTCKNKTLCRGTGTNVVLTCSLPKIKDLANIDLILSDRAYISMAAKGKARELLALKTVDVDYIRVSCEYMNHNLSVRVDKSSKKPDHLVLTFLNQGGQTGIYMVTVYAQNNFTRVERDMDHKRGAVWEMKNALQGSLSFRLFVYSGYDRSFVYSNKDLPADWKVGKIYDLGVQMNDRIDKRDGCIPNCTD, from the exons ATGGCACTTTTTAGTGTATTATTCTTCTTGTTTCTCGCTTCCTCATCTGTGAGTGCTGCTCCTTGTAACCCTCTTTGTTTGCATAAAAGCAAGGCTGGTTATTTCCCTCTATCCAAGGCTGTCATCCCTT CTGGAGCATGTGGGTATGGTTCAATAGCTAAAAGCTTCAACAAGGGATATATTGCAGCCGGTATTCCTTCCTTACTCGGAGAAAATGGTGTTGCCTGTGGATCCTGCTTACAT GTAACTTGTAAGAACAAGACATTGTGCAGAGGAACAGGTACAAATGTGGTTTTAACATGTAGTCTTCCGAAAATAAAAGACCTTGCAAATATAGATTTGATTCTTAGCGACAGAGCTTATATCTCTATGGCTGCTAAGGGTAAAGCCAGAGAACTCTTAGCACTCAAAACTGTCGATGTGGATTATATCAG AGTATCCTGTGAATACATGAACCACAATCTGTCGGTAAGAGTAGATAAAAGCAGCAAGAAACCTGATCATTTAGTACTTACATTCCTCAACCAAGGTGGCCAAACAGGAATCTATATGGTAACAGTCTATGCACAAAATAACTTCACTAGGGTCGAGAGAGATATGGACCATAAACGTGGAGCAGTCTGGGAAATGAAGAACGCCCTTCAAGGAAGTCTAAGTTTTAGATTGTTTGTATACAGTGGATATGATCGATCTTTTGTATACTCCAACAAAGATTTGCCAGCTGACTGGAAAGTTggaaagatttatgatttgggtgtTCAGATGAATGATCGTATAGACAAGCGAGATGGCTGCATCCCTAATTGCACCGATTGA
- the LOC113326236 gene encoding uncharacterized protein LOC113326236, with protein sequence MTYVRALIAVASIRKLSQMDVKNVFLNGDLSEEVYMVPPPGIPHKQGEVCRLRKALYGLKQAPRAWFEKFSSVVATLGFQSSAYDSALFVRNSSAGRILLLLYVDDMIITGDDLVGIEQLKQQLCYQFEMKNLGPLRYFLGIEVASSSKGYLLSQSKYVADILKKARISDTRIVETPIETNARYTCSDGMHVADPTLYRTIVGSLVYLTITRPDIAYVVYIVSQFVSSPTTVHWAAMMRILRYLRGTQYQSLLFPSSCSSTVSLRGFSDAGWAGDHGDRKSITGYCVFLGDSLISSRSKKQSIPSRSSTEAEYPAMADTTAEIIWLRWLVGDMGVVISSPTPINCDNTSAIYIARNSVSSSCEHREQVMLLTAHPLLTELSVVAIAFCATDHKKS encoded by the exons ATGACTTACGTTCGTGCTCTTATTGCAGTGGCATCTATACGAAAATTAtctcaaatggatgtgaaaaatgTTTTTCTAAATGGGGATCTTTCCGAAGAAGTTTATATGGTTCCTCCTCCTGGTATTCCACACAAACAAGGAGAAGTTTGTAGACTCCGAAAAGCTttatatggactcaaacaagcacccCGAGCATGGTTCGAAAAATTCTCTAGTGTTGTCGCTACTCTTGGTTTTCAATCTAGTGCGTATGATTCGGCGTTATTTGTTCGTAATAGTTCCGCTGGTCGTATACTGTTATTGCTTTATGTTGACGATATGATAATTACAGGGGATGATTTGGTAGGCATTGAACAGCTCAAACAACAATTATGTTatcaatttgaaatgaagaatttGGGACCCTTACGTTATTTTTTGGGCATCGAGGTTGCTAGTTCCTCAAAAGGTTACCTACTTTCTCAGTCCAAATATGTGGCAGATATTCTTAAAAAGGCTCGTATATCAGATACAAGAATTGTTGAAACTCCTATAGAAACCAATGCCCGCTACACATGTTCAGATGGTATGCATGTAGCTGATCCCACATTGTACCGTACTATTGTTGGCAGTCTTGTTTATCTCACTATTACCCGACCCGATATTGCATATGTTGTTTATATAGTCAGTCAATTTGTTTCTTCTCCTACTACTGTGCACTGGGCAGCAATGATGCGTATATTGAGGTACCTTAGAGGAACTCAGTATCAGAGTTTATTGTTTCCTTCTTCTTGTTCGTCGACTGTCTCTCTTAGAGGTTTCTCCGATGCTGGATGGGCTGGTGATCATGGTGATCGAAAATCTATTACCGGTTATTGTGTCTTCCTTGGAGATTCTCTTATTTCTTCGAGGAGTAAGAAACAATCTATTCCTTCTCGTTCATCAACGGAAGCTGAATATCCTGCTATGGCAGACACTACTGCGGAAATTATTTGGCTACGTTGGTTAGTTGGAGATATGGGTGTTGTTATATCAAGTCCAACACCAATAAACTGTGATAACACATCTGCCATATACATTGCTCGTAACTCT gtttcatcttcttgtgaGCATAGAGAACAAGTCATGTTGTTGACAGCACATCCTCTTCTCACTGAATTATCTGTTGTAGCTATTGCATTCTGTGCAACTGACCATAAGaagtcttga